Proteins from a genomic interval of Kitasatospora kifunensis:
- a CDS encoding ATP-dependent helicase, with protein sequence MAEQHSPPDPLAGFAPATRAWFEAAFDGPTSAQAGAWAAIREQNDVLVVAPTGSGKTLAAFLSALDRLSSAPPPADPRKRLRVLYISPLKALAVDVERNLRAPLTGLRQASIRLGLPEPEVQVGIRSGDTPPAERRKFQSHPPDILITTPESLFLLLTSASREALRGIDTVILDEVHAVAGTKRGAHLALSLERLDQLLERPARRIGLSATVRPVAEVARFLSPQRAATIVQPPSAKRFDLSVVVPVADLGELSPSPAQNPATGAAADDPARAASIWPHVEERIVDLVQAHRSTIVFANSRRLAERLCNRLNEIAHERATGMPLPESHAPAQLMAEAGSAKGAPPVLARAHHGSVSKEQRAQVEEDLKAGRLPAVVATSSLELGIDMGAVDLVVQVESPPSVASGLQRVGRAGHQVGAVSTGVVFPKYRGDLVQSAVVTERMRAGQIEALRVPRNPLDVLAQQLVAITALDTWDVDELLALVRRAAPFSALPQSAFDSVLDMLAGRYPSDAFAELRPRLVWDRVAGTVTGRPGAQRLAVTSGGTIPDRGLFGVFIAGADPKKGGGRVGELDEEMVYESRVGDVFTLGTSSWRIQEITHDKVLVTPAPGVPGRLPFWKGDSLGRPLELGRALGAFVRELDALPEPEAKARLLSAGLDDWAAGNLLGYLTEQRQAAGHLPDDRTIVVERFRDELGDWRIVIHSPFGAQVHAPWALALGARLRERHGLDPQVMHGDDGIVLRLPDVDLLDFASPDAPSAGSAPLDEAPVGADAALFDPTEIEQLVTDQVGGSALFASRFRECAGRALLLPRRSPGKRTPLWQQRQRAAQLLEVAGEFGSFPIVLEAVRECLQDVFDLPGLVELMRDLESRAVRLVEVTTPEPSPFARSLLFGYVAQYLYEGDSPLAERRAAALALDSRLLAELLGQAELRELIDPVVLAELEAELQRLTPERRIKDVEGVADALRLLGPLSAAELAARGAEPSWPAELQATRRAIQVRIAGEQRWAAIEDAGRLSDALGTPLPVGIPEAFTEPVKDPLGDLLARHARTSGPFTAQQAAARFGLGTAVVTGALQRLTAAGRLVAGEFRPVEAGGTGEAEWCDAEALRRLRRRSLAALRQEVEAVPPRALAAFLPQWQHLSGHQLRGEDGLFRVVEQLQGAAVPASALERLVLPGRLSDYQPTLLDKLMADGEIGWTGAGSLPGKDGWISLHLGESADLVRPEPVPLTRTPLHEALLAALASGYGLNFRQLREQVPDAPDPELTTALWDLVWAGRITNDTLGPVRALLGSARTAGATAHRAPRSVPRGRYGALGRTPARLADPTVGGRWSLLPEPAEPTARAAAQAQVLLDRYGVLTRGAVQAERVQGGFAAVYRVLAAFEERGRARRGYLVEGLGGAQFALDGAVDRLRSVSGRLERAEATSWPVAAAATAATTTQPAQSQAQVLAAADPANAYGAALPWPEPPGAQSGSHRPGRKAGALVVLVEGELALYLERGGKSLLCWTEREAELTAAVRALADAVRRGQLSGLTVERANGESALGSALGAVLEAGGFHPTPRGLRLRG encoded by the coding sequence ATGGCGGAACAGCACTCCCCTCCCGACCCGCTGGCCGGTTTCGCCCCGGCCACCCGGGCCTGGTTCGAGGCCGCGTTCGACGGGCCGACCAGCGCCCAGGCCGGTGCGTGGGCGGCCATCCGCGAGCAGAACGACGTCCTGGTGGTCGCCCCCACCGGCTCCGGCAAGACGCTGGCGGCCTTCCTCTCCGCGCTGGACCGCCTCAGCAGCGCCCCGCCACCGGCCGACCCCCGCAAACGGCTGCGCGTCCTCTATATCTCGCCGCTGAAAGCGCTCGCGGTCGACGTCGAACGCAACCTGCGGGCACCGCTCACCGGCCTGCGCCAAGCCTCGATCCGGCTCGGGCTGCCCGAACCGGAGGTCCAGGTGGGCATCCGCTCGGGAGACACCCCGCCGGCCGAGCGCCGCAAGTTCCAGAGTCACCCGCCCGACATCCTGATCACCACTCCCGAGTCGCTCTTCCTGCTGCTCACCTCCGCCTCCCGGGAGGCGCTGCGCGGCATCGACACGGTCATCCTGGACGAGGTGCACGCCGTGGCCGGCACCAAACGCGGCGCCCACCTCGCGCTGAGCCTGGAGCGGCTGGACCAGCTGCTGGAGCGCCCGGCCCGCCGGATCGGCCTGTCCGCCACCGTCCGCCCGGTGGCGGAGGTGGCGCGCTTCCTGAGCCCGCAGCGCGCGGCGACCATCGTCCAACCGCCGTCCGCCAAGCGCTTCGACCTCTCGGTGGTGGTCCCGGTCGCCGACCTCGGCGAGCTCTCCCCGAGCCCGGCCCAGAACCCCGCCACCGGTGCCGCCGCGGACGATCCGGCCAGGGCGGCATCGATCTGGCCGCACGTCGAGGAGCGGATCGTCGACCTGGTGCAGGCCCACCGCTCGACCATCGTCTTCGCCAACTCGCGCCGCCTGGCCGAGCGCCTGTGCAACCGGCTGAACGAGATCGCCCACGAGCGGGCCACCGGCATGCCGCTGCCCGAATCGCACGCCCCCGCCCAGCTGATGGCCGAGGCCGGCAGCGCCAAGGGTGCGCCCCCGGTGCTGGCCCGGGCCCACCACGGCTCGGTCTCCAAGGAGCAGCGCGCCCAGGTGGAGGAGGACCTGAAGGCCGGCCGGCTGCCCGCCGTGGTCGCCACCTCCAGCCTGGAACTGGGCATCGACATGGGCGCGGTCGATCTGGTGGTCCAGGTCGAGTCGCCGCCGTCGGTGGCCTCGGGGCTGCAGCGGGTCGGCCGGGCCGGGCACCAGGTGGGCGCCGTCTCCACCGGCGTGGTCTTCCCCAAGTACCGGGGCGACCTGGTGCAGTCCGCCGTGGTCACCGAGCGGATGCGGGCCGGTCAGATCGAGGCGCTGCGGGTGCCGCGCAACCCGCTGGACGTGCTCGCCCAGCAGCTGGTGGCGATCACCGCGCTGGACACCTGGGACGTGGACGAGCTGCTCGCCCTGGTCCGCCGCGCCGCGCCGTTCAGTGCCCTGCCGCAGTCCGCCTTCGACTCGGTGCTCGACATGCTGGCCGGTCGCTACCCCTCGGACGCCTTCGCCGAGCTTCGGCCCCGGCTGGTCTGGGACCGGGTCGCGGGCACCGTCACCGGCCGCCCCGGCGCCCAGCGCCTGGCCGTCACCTCCGGCGGCACCATCCCCGACCGGGGCCTGTTCGGCGTCTTCATCGCCGGCGCGGATCCCAAGAAGGGCGGGGGACGGGTGGGCGAGCTGGACGAGGAGATGGTCTACGAGTCCCGGGTCGGCGACGTCTTCACCCTGGGCACCAGCTCCTGGCGGATCCAGGAGATCACCCACGACAAGGTGCTCGTCACCCCGGCCCCCGGCGTACCGGGGCGGCTGCCGTTCTGGAAGGGCGACTCGCTGGGCCGCCCGCTGGAGCTGGGCCGAGCGCTGGGCGCCTTCGTCCGCGAGCTGGACGCACTGCCCGAGCCCGAGGCGAAGGCGCGCCTGCTCAGCGCCGGCCTGGACGACTGGGCGGCCGGCAATCTGCTCGGCTACCTCACCGAGCAGCGCCAGGCGGCCGGCCATCTGCCCGACGACCGCACGATCGTGGTGGAGCGTTTCCGCGATGAGCTGGGCGACTGGCGGATCGTCATCCACTCCCCGTTCGGCGCCCAGGTGCACGCCCCCTGGGCACTGGCGCTCGGCGCCCGGCTGCGCGAGCGACACGGCCTGGACCCGCAGGTGATGCACGGCGACGACGGCATCGTGCTCCGCCTGCCGGACGTCGATCTCCTCGACTTCGCGTCACCCGACGCACCCTCGGCCGGTAGCGCGCCACTGGACGAGGCCCCGGTCGGCGCGGATGCCGCGCTCTTCGACCCCACCGAGATCGAGCAGCTGGTCACCGACCAGGTCGGCGGCTCGGCGCTGTTCGCCTCCCGGTTCCGCGAGTGCGCCGGGCGGGCGCTGCTGCTGCCCCGGCGCAGCCCCGGCAAACGCACCCCGCTCTGGCAGCAGCGCCAGCGGGCCGCCCAGCTGCTCGAGGTGGCCGGCGAGTTCGGCTCCTTCCCGATCGTGCTGGAGGCGGTCCGCGAGTGCCTGCAGGACGTCTTCGACCTGCCAGGCCTGGTCGAGTTGATGCGCGACCTGGAGTCGCGCGCCGTCCGGCTGGTCGAGGTCACCACCCCTGAGCCCTCCCCCTTCGCCCGCTCGCTGCTCTTCGGCTACGTCGCCCAGTACCTCTACGAGGGCGATTCCCCGCTGGCCGAGCGTCGGGCCGCCGCGCTCGCCCTGGACTCCCGGCTGCTCGCCGAGCTGCTCGGGCAGGCCGAGCTGCGCGAGTTGATCGACCCGGTGGTGCTGGCCGAGTTGGAGGCCGAGCTGCAACGGCTCACCCCCGAGCGCCGGATCAAGGACGTCGAGGGCGTCGCCGACGCGCTGCGCCTGCTCGGCCCGCTCAGCGCCGCCGAGCTGGCCGCCCGCGGCGCCGAGCCGAGCTGGCCCGCCGAGCTCCAGGCCACCCGCCGCGCCATCCAGGTCAGAATCGCCGGCGAGCAGCGCTGGGCCGCCATCGAGGACGCCGGGCGGCTCAGCGACGCGCTCGGCACCCCGCTGCCGGTGGGCATCCCGGAGGCGTTCACCGAACCGGTCAAGGATCCGCTCGGTGACCTGCTGGCCCGCCACGCCCGGACCAGCGGCCCGTTCACCGCCCAGCAGGCCGCCGCCCGGTTCGGGCTCGGCACCGCCGTGGTCACCGGCGCGCTGCAGCGGCTGACCGCCGCCGGGCGGCTGGTGGCGGGCGAGTTCCGCCCGGTGGAGGCCGGCGGCACCGGCGAGGCCGAGTGGTGCGACGCCGAGGCCCTGCGCCGGCTGCGCCGTCGCTCGCTGGCCGCACTGCGCCAGGAGGTGGAGGCGGTGCCGCCGCGAGCGCTGGCCGCGTTCCTGCCGCAGTGGCAGCACCTGAGCGGCCATCAGCTGCGCGGCGAGGACGGCCTGTTCCGGGTGGTCGAGCAGCTCCAGGGCGCCGCCGTGCCCGCTTCGGCACTGGAGCGGCTGGTGCTCCCCGGTCGGCTGAGCGACTACCAGCCCACCCTGCTGGACAAGCTGATGGCCGACGGTGAGATCGGCTGGACCGGCGCCGGCTCGCTGCCCGGCAAGGACGGCTGGATCAGCCTGCACCTGGGCGAGAGCGCCGATCTGGTGCGTCCCGAGCCCGTCCCGCTCACCCGCACACCGCTGCACGAGGCGCTGCTGGCCGCGCTCGCCAGCGGCTACGGGCTGAACTTCCGTCAGCTGCGCGAGCAGGTGCCGGACGCTCCCGATCCGGAGCTGACCACCGCGCTGTGGGACCTGGTCTGGGCCGGCCGAATCACCAATGACACGCTCGGCCCGGTGCGCGCGCTGCTGGGCTCGGCCCGTACCGCGGGCGCCACCGCGCACCGAGCGCCGCGCAGCGTGCCGCGCGGCCGCTACGGCGCGCTGGGCCGCACCCCGGCCCGGCTCGCCGACCCGACGGTGGGCGGCCGCTGGTCACTGCTGCCCGAGCCCGCCGAGCCGACCGCCCGGGCTGCCGCCCAGGCCCAGGTCCTGCTGGACAGGTACGGCGTGCTGACCCGCGGCGCGGTGCAGGCCGAGCGGGTCCAGGGCGGTTTCGCCGCGGTCTACCGGGTACTCGCCGCCTTCGAGGAGCGCGGCCGGGCCCGCCGCGGCTACCTGGTCGAGGGGCTGGGCGGCGCGCAGTTCGCGCTGGACGGTGCGGTGGACCGGCTGCGGTCGGTCAGCGGCCGCCTGGAGCGAGCCGAGGCCACGAGCTGGCCCGTTGCCGCCGCCGCCACCGCCGCCACCACGACACAGCCGGCCCAGTCCCAGGCGCAAGTGCTGGCAGCGGCCGACCCGGCCAATGCGTACGGTGCGGCGCTGCCCTGGCCCGAGCCGCCGGGCGCGCAGTCCGGTTCCCACCGCCCGGGCCGCAAGGCCGGTGCGCTGGTGGTGCTGGTCGAAGGTGAGCTCGCGCTCTACCTGGAGCGCGGCGGCAAGTCCCTGCTCTGCTGGACCGAGCGCGAGGCGGAGCTGACGGCAGCGGTCCGGGCGCTGGCCGACGCGGTGCGACGCGGCCAGCTGAGCGGCCTGACCGTGGAGCGGGCGAACGGCGAGAGCGCGCTCGGTTCAGCGCTGGGCGCGGTGCTGGAGGCCGGCGGCTTCCACCCCACCCCGCGCGGGTTGCGGCTGCGCGGCTAG
- a CDS encoding S8 family serine peptidase, which yields MAEVRLVSCRPLRRRWLLLRSAPAMLAAALLLGGAVPYLSGADRGYLSYLVLADRSDGQGSAAAQGAIRTAGGQVVQDYPQIGAVLAYANDVGFAARLRSRPGIAAVGATRTAPVPGPPGALAGSGDFRHRGTDAAAGTGMAEGDGTPTVPDPGDRRAWNLAMMGGGQAAQPSAALLSAAGTPGAGAAAAGAPPASALRQVLVAVLDSGVDDTHPDLRDAVSPADSVSCADGRPDARFGAWRPDNGVAESGHGTHVAGLVGAVRAGRGVIGVAPGVRIAAVRLLGPLGQYYPENIVCGLLWAADHGAVAVNDSYFADPWKYNCPEDADQGAMIQAVGRAVAYAQRRALVVASAGNDAQDLTAVRVDQRSPNDRSSGPAQDRRLGTECIRLPGELPGVLSVSAVTRSGAIAAYSNYGEGRIALAAPGGDPNGGPDEAIVSDWPGGRYAALAGTSMSAAHVTGAIALAAVLHPGWGPERLRELLLAQAQANCPVGPGLCRDHRTYGAGIVALPH from the coding sequence ATGGCCGAGGTGCGGCTGGTCTCCTGTCGTCCGCTGCGCCGCCGGTGGCTGCTGCTGCGCAGTGCGCCGGCCATGCTGGCGGCGGCCCTGCTCCTGGGTGGTGCGGTCCCCTATCTCTCGGGGGCCGACCGGGGCTACCTCAGCTACCTGGTGCTGGCCGACCGCTCGGACGGGCAGGGCTCGGCGGCCGCTCAGGGCGCGATTCGCACGGCGGGCGGGCAAGTGGTGCAGGACTACCCGCAGATCGGCGCGGTACTGGCCTACGCCAACGACGTCGGCTTCGCGGCCCGACTGCGCAGCCGCCCCGGCATCGCCGCCGTCGGGGCCACCCGGACCGCGCCGGTCCCCGGGCCGCCCGGCGCACTGGCCGGCTCCGGCGACTTCCGGCACCGGGGCACCGACGCGGCCGCCGGCACCGGGATGGCCGAGGGGGACGGCACGCCGACCGTGCCCGACCCCGGGGACCGCCGTGCCTGGAACCTCGCCATGATGGGCGGCGGGCAGGCGGCCCAGCCCTCGGCCGCGCTGCTGAGTGCGGCGGGAACCCCCGGGGCGGGCGCCGCGGCAGCGGGTGCGCCGCCCGCATCGGCGCTGCGTCAGGTCCTGGTCGCCGTCCTCGACTCGGGGGTCGACGACACCCACCCGGATCTGCGCGACGCGGTCAGCCCGGCCGACTCCGTCTCCTGTGCGGACGGCCGCCCCGATGCCCGGTTCGGCGCCTGGCGTCCAGACAACGGGGTCGCGGAGAGCGGCCACGGCACCCATGTGGCCGGCCTGGTCGGCGCCGTCCGGGCCGGTCGCGGGGTGATCGGGGTGGCCCCGGGGGTGCGGATCGCGGCCGTGCGGCTACTGGGTCCGCTCGGGCAGTACTACCCGGAGAACATCGTCTGCGGTCTGCTCTGGGCCGCCGACCACGGGGCGGTGGCGGTCAACGACAGTTACTTCGCCGACCCGTGGAAGTACAACTGCCCCGAGGACGCGGACCAGGGCGCGATGATCCAGGCGGTGGGCCGCGCGGTCGCCTACGCCCAGCGCCGCGCGCTGGTGGTCGCCTCGGCCGGGAACGACGCCCAGGACCTGACCGCCGTCCGGGTCGACCAGCGCAGTCCCAACGACCGCAGCTCGGGACCTGCCCAGGACCGGCGGCTCGGCACCGAGTGCATCCGGCTGCCCGGCGAGCTGCCCGGGGTGCTCTCGGTCAGTGCGGTGACCCGCAGCGGTGCCATCGCGGCCTATTCGAACTACGGCGAGGGCCGGATCGCGCTGGCCGCGCCGGGCGGCGATCCGAACGGCGGGCCGGACGAGGCGATCGTCTCGGACTGGCCGGGCGGGCGGTACGCGGCGCTGGCCGGCACCTCGATGAGCGCCGCTCACGTCACCGGCGCGATCGCGCTGGCTGCGGTGCTGCATCCCGGCTGGGGCCCGGAGCGGCTGCGCGAGCTGCTGCTGGCCCAGGCCCAGGCGAACTGCCCGGTGGGCCCGGGCCTGTGCCGGGACCACCGGACCTATGGCGCGGGGATCGTCGCGCTGCCGCACTAG
- a CDS encoding DUF3046 domain-containing protein, with protein sequence MRLTEFWRRMDEHFGAGYAESFARDHVMSELGGRTVQQALDAGWEAKDVWRVVCQVMGVPAQLR encoded by the coding sequence ATGAGGCTGACCGAGTTCTGGCGACGGATGGACGAGCACTTCGGCGCGGGGTACGCGGAGTCGTTCGCCCGCGACCACGTGATGAGCGAGCTCGGCGGCCGTACGGTGCAGCAGGCGCTGGACGCGGGCTGGGAGGCCAAGGACGTCTGGCGGGTGGTCTGCCAGGTGATGGGGGTGCCCGCGCAGCTGCGCTGA
- the recA gene encoding recombinase RecA, whose product MAGTDREKALETALAQIERQFGKGSVMRLGDQSRAPIDVIPTGSTALDVALGVGGLPRGRVIEIYGPESSGKTTLTLHAAASAQKLGGTVAFVDAEHALDPEYARKLGVDTDALLVSQPDTGEQALEITDMLIRSGAIDLIIIDSVAALVPRAEIEGEMGDSHVGLQARLMSQALRKIAGALNQSNTTAIFINQLREKIGVMFGSPETTTGGRALKFYASVRLDIRRIETLKDGTEAVGNRTRVKVVKNKVAAPFKQAEFDILYGHGISWEGGLIDMGVEHGFIRKAGAWYTYEGDQLGQGKENARNFLRDNPALAEEIEKKIKVKLGIGVDPNAAAEGEPPAEADGAVKPITATAAKAAPAKKAAAAKA is encoded by the coding sequence ATGGCAGGGACGGACCGCGAGAAGGCTCTTGAGACCGCACTCGCCCAGATTGAGCGGCAGTTCGGCAAGGGTTCGGTGATGCGTCTTGGTGACCAGTCCCGTGCCCCGATCGATGTGATCCCCACCGGATCCACCGCGCTGGACGTCGCGCTCGGCGTCGGCGGGCTGCCCCGCGGCCGAGTGATCGAGATCTACGGCCCCGAGTCTTCCGGTAAGACCACGCTGACCCTGCACGCCGCGGCCAGCGCGCAGAAGCTCGGCGGCACCGTCGCGTTCGTCGACGCCGAGCACGCCCTGGACCCGGAGTACGCCCGCAAGCTCGGCGTCGACACCGATGCCCTGCTGGTCTCCCAGCCGGACACCGGTGAGCAGGCGCTGGAGATCACCGACATGCTGATCCGCTCCGGCGCGATCGACCTGATCATCATCGACTCGGTGGCCGCGCTGGTGCCGCGCGCCGAGATCGAGGGCGAGATGGGTGACTCGCACGTGGGTCTGCAGGCCCGGCTGATGAGCCAGGCGCTGCGCAAGATCGCCGGTGCGCTGAACCAGTCGAACACCACCGCGATCTTCATCAACCAGCTGCGCGAGAAGATCGGCGTGATGTTCGGTTCGCCGGAGACCACCACCGGTGGCCGGGCGCTGAAGTTCTACGCCTCGGTGCGCCTGGACATCCGCCGGATCGAGACCCTGAAGGACGGCACCGAGGCGGTCGGTAACCGCACCCGGGTGAAGGTGGTCAAGAACAAGGTCGCCGCGCCGTTCAAGCAGGCCGAGTTCGACATCCTCTACGGCCACGGCATCAGCTGGGAGGGCGGCCTGATCGACATGGGCGTCGAGCACGGCTTCATCCGTAAGGCCGGCGCCTGGTACACCTACGAGGGCGACCAGTTGGGCCAGGGCAAGGAGAACGCCCGCAACTTCCTGCGCGACAACCCGGCGCTGGCCGAGGAGATCGAGAAGAAGATCAAGGTCAAGCTGGGCATCGGCGTCGACCCCAACGCCGCCGCGGAGGGCGAGCCCCCGGCCGAGGCGGACGGCGCGGTCAAGCCGATCACCGCGACGGCGGCCAAGGCGGCCCCGGCCAAGAAGGCGGCGGCCGCGAAGGCCTGA
- the recX gene encoding recombination regulator RecX codes for MRSVRGPGEGERPDWVVDVKGEEEGERPDWVVDARGPSPAVEAEPSTGRASSRGTRSSARRAGREPQPSRPAQRDRPNQWEQPDQRHDGPDQVDQADWVAQAEAELAASSARGRRRRAGRPEREPRATAPQPETDPATRARDICLRLLTGTPRTRRQLATALRKREIPDEVAEEVLSRFEEVGLIDDAAFAAAWVESRHHGRGLARRALAQELRTRGVSGALVEEAVAQLDPEEEAATARALVERKLRATTGLERQARLRRLVGMLARRGYSEGLAFRVVREALDAEGESSEELEEWSLGSD; via the coding sequence ATGAGGAGCGTGCGGGGTCCGGGCGAAGGGGAGCGCCCGGACTGGGTGGTCGACGTCAAGGGCGAGGAGGAGGGGGAGCGCCCGGACTGGGTGGTGGACGCCCGAGGGCCGAGCCCGGCCGTCGAGGCAGAGCCGTCCACCGGGCGGGCGTCCTCGCGCGGAACGCGTTCGAGTGCGCGGCGGGCCGGGCGCGAGCCACAGCCGAGCCGACCGGCGCAGCGGGATCGCCCGAACCAGTGGGAGCAGCCGGACCAGCGGCATGACGGCCCGGACCAGGTGGACCAGGCGGACTGGGTGGCGCAGGCCGAGGCCGAGCTGGCCGCCTCGTCGGCGCGGGGGCGCCGTCGGCGGGCCGGGCGTCCGGAGCGCGAGCCCAGGGCGACCGCCCCCCAGCCCGAGACCGATCCCGCCACCCGGGCCCGGGACATCTGCCTGCGCCTGCTCACCGGCACCCCGAGAACCCGCAGGCAGCTGGCCACCGCCCTGCGCAAGCGGGAGATCCCGGACGAGGTCGCCGAGGAGGTGCTCTCCCGCTTCGAGGAGGTCGGCCTGATCGACGACGCCGCCTTCGCCGCCGCCTGGGTCGAGTCCCGGCACCACGGGCGCGGACTGGCCCGCCGGGCGCTGGCCCAGGAGCTGCGTACCCGCGGCGTCTCCGGCGCCCTGGTGGAGGAGGCGGTGGCCCAGCTCGACCCGGAGGAGGAGGCGGCCACGGCCCGCGCCCTGGTGGAGCGCAAGCTGCGGGCCACCACCGGGCTGGAGCGCCAGGCCCGACTGCGTCGGCTGGTCGGCATGCTGGCCCGTCGCGGCTACTCCGAAGGCCTCGCCTTCCGGGTGGTGCGCGAGGCGCTGGACGCGGAGGGCGAGAGCTCCGAGGAGCTGGAGGAGTGGTCGCTCGGGTCGGACTGA
- a CDS encoding FAD-dependent monooxygenase: MDPVIVVGAGPVGLAMALALARHDVPSIVLDQGNGVCPEGPRSAVLGTESTAFLERLGYLRAASDAARWDRLTVWRRRQEVLGLDLTDHPVLHLPQHRLQRGLRDAASATGLIQLVPHSRVEEIDQDQDGVSVRGRHPHNGTDTWWRASHLVGCDGARSAVRKLLGIRFPGRPAVDRHAIATVRVDLPFAGEARLHREPPWRGDREASARPLPDGLWRLDWRLPIGRPAPSEPVDPHATWPGLVTGDTLLTRVKATLTGWCGQLPRYELLAAADHTAQQRLAARFRSGRCFLAGDAAHLHGALGMQNLADGLRDVDNLAWRLAVAWHLHAGGPQPGGSLLDGYEAERRGAVGARLRAVDQAMPLLRPLRGWQQTRRSLLTGSFRKHAPLLTDGLLGTGRFGGAPAYPGAPSGVPGRAGGVPVQRGAGRGTALSEQLPATAPGVLVPNLPVVTTEGAPDQLYARLGATFLLLLVAPGTAVWSADRWMGAGLMPRLAEVATALPVPTEVLIAEEYPGAGAHTVLLIRPDGHLVGITQGCRAEDLQALADRARGGPTPLAGAEQSA; encoded by the coding sequence GTGGACCCGGTGATCGTGGTCGGGGCCGGGCCTGTGGGTCTGGCGATGGCGCTCGCGCTGGCCCGGCACGACGTCCCCAGCATCGTCCTCGACCAGGGCAACGGAGTCTGCCCCGAGGGGCCGCGCAGTGCGGTGCTCGGCACCGAGAGCACCGCCTTCCTGGAGCGGCTGGGCTATCTTCGGGCCGCCTCGGACGCCGCACGCTGGGATCGGCTGACCGTCTGGCGACGCCGCCAGGAGGTGCTGGGACTCGATCTGACGGACCACCCGGTGCTCCACCTGCCCCAGCACCGGCTGCAGCGCGGGCTGCGCGACGCGGCCAGCGCCACCGGGCTGATCCAGTTGGTGCCGCACTCCCGGGTGGAGGAGATCGACCAGGACCAGGACGGGGTCAGCGTGCGCGGTCGGCACCCGCACAACGGCACCGACACCTGGTGGCGGGCCAGTCACCTGGTCGGCTGCGACGGAGCCCGCTCGGCGGTGCGCAAGCTGCTGGGCATCCGGTTCCCCGGCCGCCCGGCCGTGGACCGGCACGCGATCGCCACCGTCCGGGTCGACCTGCCGTTCGCCGGGGAGGCCCGACTGCACCGTGAGCCGCCCTGGCGCGGCGATCGCGAGGCCTCGGCGCGACCGCTGCCGGACGGCCTGTGGCGCCTGGACTGGCGGCTGCCGATCGGGCGCCCAGCACCCAGCGAACCAGTGGACCCGCACGCCACCTGGCCCGGACTGGTCACCGGAGACACCCTGCTGACCCGGGTGAAGGCCACCTTGACCGGCTGGTGCGGCCAACTGCCGCGCTACGAGCTGCTCGCCGCCGCCGACCACACCGCCCAGCAGCGGCTGGCCGCCCGGTTCCGCAGCGGACGCTGCTTCCTGGCCGGCGACGCGGCCCACCTGCACGGCGCACTGGGCATGCAGAACCTGGCCGACGGCCTGCGTGACGTGGACAACCTCGCCTGGCGGCTCGCGGTCGCCTGGCACCTGCACGCCGGCGGGCCGCAGCCCGGCGGTTCACTGCTGGACGGGTACGAGGCGGAGCGGCGCGGGGCGGTCGGGGCCCGGCTGCGCGCGGTGGACCAGGCGATGCCGCTGCTGCGCCCGCTGCGCGGCTGGCAGCAGACCCGGCGCTCACTGCTCACCGGTTCCTTCCGCAAGCACGCACCGCTGCTCACCGATGGGCTGCTGGGCACCGGACGGTTCGGCGGCGCACCGGCCTACCCGGGCGCGCCCTCCGGGGTGCCCGGGCGGGCCGGCGGAGTGCCGGTGCAGCGCGGGGCCGGGCGGGGCACCGCGCTGAGCGAGCAGTTGCCGGCCACCGCGCCCGGGGTCCTGGTGCCGAACCTCCCGGTGGTCACCACCGAGGGCGCGCCGGACCAGCTGTACGCGCGGCTGGGCGCGACCTTCCTGCTGCTGCTGGTCGCGCCGGGGACGGCGGTCTGGTCGGCCGACCGCTGGATGGGCGCGGGGCTGATGCCCCGGCTCGCCGAGGTGGCCACCGCGCTGCCGGTGCCGACCGAGGTACTGATCGCCGAGGAGTACCCGGGCGCCGGGGCGCACACGGTGCTGCTGATCCGCCCGGACGGGCATCTGGTCGGGATCACCCAGGGCTGCAGGGCCGAGGACCTGCAGGCGCTGGCCGACCGGGCGCGCGGCGGACCCACACCGCTGGCGGGCGCGGAGCAGTCGGCCTGA
- a CDS encoding response regulator transcription factor, whose translation MRLLLVEDDDRVAAALVAVLSRHGFQVRHARSGHEALDALVPDGSDPYRVVLLDLGLPDRDGFEVCSRIRAGSGVPVIMVTARADIRSRIHGLNLGADDYITKPYDMGELLARIHAVARRFQPVTGTPAPDGPAAPASPGSLESWGISIDRERRRVSVDGREVPLTRKEFDLLALLAQSPGVVYRREQIFSEVWRSGWEGNGRTLEVHIGSLRTKLALPGLVEAVRGVGYRLIPQSPAPAVGAAGSQPSVPRSGAAGRPGAAAGGGEPAPRGEGSAAAGTS comes from the coding sequence ATGCGGCTGCTACTTGTCGAAGACGACGACCGGGTCGCGGCGGCGTTGGTCGCCGTCCTCAGCCGGCACGGCTTCCAGGTGCGGCACGCGCGCAGCGGGCACGAGGCGCTCGATGCCCTGGTGCCGGACGGCAGCGACCCGTACCGGGTGGTCCTGCTCGACCTCGGCCTGCCCGACCGCGACGGTTTCGAGGTGTGCAGCCGGATCAGGGCCGGCAGCGGGGTGCCGGTGATCATGGTGACCGCCCGGGCCGACATCCGCTCCCGGATCCATGGCCTCAACCTCGGGGCCGACGACTACATCACCAAGCCCTACGACATGGGCGAGCTGCTGGCCCGGATCCACGCGGTGGCCCGGCGCTTCCAGCCCGTCACCGGCACCCCCGCGCCGGACGGCCCGGCGGCGCCGGCCAGCCCGGGTTCGCTGGAGTCCTGGGGGATCAGCATCGACCGCGAGCGCCGCCGGGTCAGCGTGGACGGACGCGAGGTGCCGCTCACCCGCAAGGAGTTCGACCTGCTCGCGCTGCTCGCCCAGAGCCCCGGGGTGGTCTACCGGCGCGAGCAGATCTTCAGCGAGGTCTGGCGCAGCGGCTGGGAGGGCAATGGGCGGACCCTGGAGGTGCACATCGGCTCGCTGCGCACCAAGCTCGCGCTGCCCGGACTGGTCGAGGCGGTGCGCGGGGTCGGCTACCGGCTGATCCCGCAGTCGCCGGCCCCGGCGGTCGGCGCGGCCGGGTCGCAGCCGTCCGTGCCCCGCTCCGGTGCGGCCGGTAGACCCGGGGCGGCGGCCGGTGGTGGCGAGCCCGCCCCGCGCGGTGAGGGCAGCGCGGCTGCGGGGACGTCCTAA